From the genome of Streptomyces sp. NBC_01304:
CTCGACTCCGCCGATGTTCGACCGCAGCGCTTGCTCACCGAGGAGGGTCCGGTACGTACGCCCGTCCTTGCCGAACAGCTCTGCTCGTGCCGTGCGGGCCTGGACACCGGCCTCGATGTCGCGCGGCGATTCGAGGAAGTCGACCACGAGCGCGAGCATCGCCCTCACGTACTCGGGTGTCTGGAGGTTCCCCCAGATCACATCGGGGCAGTAGTGCTTGGTCTCCCTGGTCTGCCTGACCAGGTCCAGGAACGCTTCCTGGGTAGGACCCATGCCTTCCTCGTGCAGTTCGTCCCAGGTTTTCGTGGGCTCAGCCATGACTGTCTCCTCGGGTCGGATCGGAGGTCAGAAACTCAGTGGCGGCTTACGCCGTAGACGGTGGCGCCAGCTTGATCACCGCGGCCACTTCCCCGTCAGGTCATTCCGCCGCTTGAGCTTCTTCGACAGGGTGTCCTGCGGCGTCGGGGCCTGGTCCGCCATGCTTCTTCACCACCTCGGTCAACTTCTGCGCCACAGGGACGGCGACTCGCCCCAGCTGAATGCCGTAGGCGCTGCCCGGCAGGGTGGGCGGATCGACGGACAGGGAGGTCAGGTGGATTCCGGCATCCTGAAGCGTGTCGCGCAATGCGCGCCAGACCTCGGTTGCCTCGTCCATGGGATCGGTGCTCACAGGCCGGCCGCCTTCCTGAGCTGCGTGATGGACTCGGTGAACGTCACGGCGTGGGGCGGCTCTGCCAATTCCTGGCGGTGCATCATCTTCCTCGCCTCGTGTGGGGGCTGGCTTCTGGTGACAACCAGTGAACGACTACGCCGACATCCGAGACAGGCGAAACCAGGTGAGGCTTCAACGCGTGACCCCGGTGATTTTTACCTTCGCGCTGTCGTGGCCTGATAGCGGAGCGCTACCTTCATGAGGTGCACGCGAACGCCAAGCTTGAAGCGCGGATGGACCAACTCGGCTTCTCTCAGGCTTGGTTGGCCCGGGGGATTAACCTCGCCGTCGAACGGCTGACTGGTTCCCCCGGCTCGGTCACTGATTCCGATGTACGTCGCTGGCTGCGATACGAGACGAAGTGGCCGCAGGACCGAATTCGGCTTTGCATCGAAGAGGTATTGGACTCCACATCCGAGGCTCTAGGGTTCATCCCCCGACGCACGAAGAGTCGCGCACCATCGGAGGACGGGCCCGTGCAGCGTCGCGCATTCGGTAAGGCGGTAGGCGGAGCGGCAATAGCCTTCGCCGCTCCGCAGGCGCAGCCGAGACGCCTCGGCGTCAGCGATGTCGTGCGGTTCAGCCGGGACTACGCCGACATCCTTCAGCAGGACCAGGTCATGGGAGGCACGCGGCGAGTGGAGAACCTGGCCGTCGAGCTGGGGATGCGGGTCCAGTCCGCGCTGTCGACCGCAACGGTCTCCAGTCGTGTGCGTGACATGCTGCACCGTCTCGCCTCGGACGCGATGGCAGCCGCGGCCTTTGCCGCTATCGACGCCCGTGCACCGCAGCGGTCCCGTACGCACCTGGACAAGGCGATGACGCTGGCCGGCCTCTCCCGAGACAGCCAGACGCTGTACCGCGTATGGGATCACCTAATGCTGGCGTCGAGCATGCGCGAGAACCACTCTGAGGCTGCCGCCAGTGCCGATGTGATGAAGCGTTCGACTGCTGCACGGCGTGATCCTCTCTTTTCCTCACTCGGACACATGCGCAATGCCAACGCGCTGGCCCGACTGAACCAGCCCACAGAAGCATTGCGTGCCCTCCGTCTGGCAGAGAAGAACTTCGCACGCTGCGGGACAGCGGAGCGCTCGGGGTGGATCAACTTCTACACGCCTGCTGAGTTCAATGCCCTGTCCTCCTACGTGTGGGTGGCGGTCGGACAGCACGGCCGGGCCGAGTCCTGTCTGCACCACACACTGTCGGCCATCCCACAGGGCATGACTCGCGACAGGGCACTCTTCACCGCGCACCTGTCCCTCGCGCAAGTCAGGCAGGGCGAGCTTGAGTTGGCCTGCGCCACCGCGCGGGAGGCATCGGCCCTGCTCCCGCCTGATTCCGGATCACGGAGGACGGCCAATGTCCTGGCTGGTGGGCGTGATCTACTGCTCGCCTCCGGATCAAAGGCGCCCGAAGTTGTCGAGTGGATCGAGGTGTCTCGTCAGTGGACCTGAAGCGGTACCGGCACACCGATGCCCAAGACGTGCGTTCGATGCTGCTGGATATCCACGACGATGTGTACGCAGACAACCCCGACCCGTACCACCGCCGGGAGCGCTGGACCTACTTCCTGGACCGTTGGTCATCCCGCGAGAACTGGCGGTGCATCCTCGGCTGGGAGGACGGCGGCCCTGTCGGGTTCGCCTATGGTGCGGTACTCAAGCCCGGGGGGTGGTGGGCGGGCAGCACCAAGCCCAAGGGCCTGCGAGGACCGGTGTTCGCGCTCTCTGAACTCATGGTGCTGCCCCGCTGGCAGGGGACCGGGCGGGCCAAGCCGATTCACGACGCGCTGATAGCCCCCGTAGAAGCGAGAGTGGCATCGCTGCAGGTCGAGATCGATCACCCCAAGGTCATTCGCCTCTATGAGAGTTGGGGCTACCGGCAGGTGGACGAGTTCAGGCCGGCCGGCGACTCACCTGTGTACGCGGCAATGGTGAAGGATCTTCCCCAGGCCAAGGACTTTCCGGAACCAACCCTGCGACGCGGCACATTCGGGTGACCGAGTTCTCCATGACCCGTGGGTAGTGCGGGCCGGGCCTGACCCGCGGGGGCTCCTTCACGCCGCCCGCGCCAACCCCGGCGCAGCCTCCAGCTCGAACCACAACAGCTTCCCGCCCCGCCCGAAGAGGTCGTCCCCCAGCGGATACCCGCCCCAGTCGTCGGCCCACAGCTGTACGAGGAGCAGCCCGCGCCCGCCTTCGCCGTCCGGCGCCAGGTCGGGTGCAGGCCCGAGCATCCTGGGCGGTCGGTCGAAGGGTGGCGGGATGTGTGGGTTGGAGTCCCACACGCCGACCCGGATGCGTCCGCCCTCGAACCCGCGTACCCGCATGGCTGCGGCGCCCTCTGTGTGCCGGTAGGCGTTGGTGACCATCTCGGAGGTCAACAGCTCGGCAGTGTCGAGGAGTTCGGGAATGCCATGCCCGGAGAGTGCGGCCCGCAGGGTCATGCGGGCGACGCGCGGGGCGCGGGGGTCGTGGGGCAAGTGAAGGGCGTACGACCAGGGTTCGGGCGGGGATACGGTGACCATGAACGCCTCCTATGGAGAGTCGATTCGGGTTGCCCTATTGGCTCGGCCTGGCGGTGGCATGTCGCGTGCGCGGGGGCGTGCGGGGCTCTTCCGTCTTATGGGCAAGGCCAGTTGAGCGGCTAGGGAATCACCGTAGACTGCAGACCCTGATGTATTTGCACTCAATCCCAAATACATCAGCGATTTACCTCGTGTGGGTGACAGCCCCACCAGGCGTACGGAACGGAGCGAGAACATGGCACCGAGGAGCACCCCCACGGCGCGCCGCGTCCGCATCGGCGTCGAGCTGCGCCGCCTGCGCGAGCGTGCGGGGATGACCACCGTCGAGGCCGCCCGTGCACTGGGCACCACACAGGCCCAGATCAGCAACATCGAAGCCAACCGCTTCGGGGTGAGCGCCGACCGCGTCCGCACCCTGGCTCACATCTACGACTGCACAGACCAACCCCTGATCGATGCCGTCGCCGACATGGCGGCCGACCGCACTCGCGGCTGGTGGGAGGAGTACCGGGACACCATGCCCTCCCCGCTTCTCGATCTCGCGGAGATGGAGCACCATGCGAAGGCGCTCCGCGTCTGCCAGGTCATCAACATTCCCGGTCTGCTGCAAACCCCCGAGCATGCCCGCGCGCTCTTCCGTGAAGCGGTCCCCCCGCTGCGGCCGCACGAGATCGAGCACCGTGTATCCCACCGCATCAAGCGCCAGGCTGTCCTCTTCCGAGACGTTCCGGTCCCGTACACCGCGATCATCCACGAGGCCGCGCTGCGCATGCAGTTCGGCGGGCGTGACGTGACGCTCGCTCAGCTCCACCACCTGATCGAGGTCAGCGAGGAGCCGCACATCACCCTGCGTGTGATCCCCTTCGACGGCACGTCGTTCCCCACAGCCGGCCACGGCCTGGACTACGCCCACGGCCCCGTGACGGCCCTCGACACTGCCCAGCTGGACACGAGCCACGGCACCGAACTCGTCGATGCTGCAGCCAAGTTGGAGACGTACCGGATGATCCTGGACCGTATGCAGAAGGCCACACTGACGCCCACGGCGTCCAAAGACCTCATCCATCGCATCGCCAAGACCTTTTAGGGAGAGCCACCCATGTCAGAACTGACCTGGCAGAAGTCCACCTACAGCGAGAGCGGCTCGTCCTGCGTCTACCTCGCCACCACCCCCGCCGGAACGATCCACCTCCGCGAAAGCGACGACCCGGAGGTCATCCTGACCACAACCCCCAACTGCCTCGCCACCTTGATACGCAGCATCCGCAACCGGTCCGCTTCTCATGCCTGCGATGTCATGACGGCATAGCGATATTGGTCTTGGACGTCATGACTGGCCATTCATAGTGTCGAGGTGTTCGCACAGGGAGATCGCAACGAGGGGAATCCATCATGGTCACCAGCAGCTCGCGGGCACGGTTCGCCAAGTTTGCCGCCGTATCTGTGGCCACCGCATTGGTCGGCTTCTCCGCCGTAGGCAGCGCAGATGCCGACACTTCGGACAAGGGCCGGGTCGAGGTCCTCGAACTCGACGTCAAGAACGACCAGTACGAGCAGATTGATCTCGGTCCGAAAGGAGCGAGCTTGGGTGATACGTACGTCTACTCCGGCGCGGCCATGCAGGACGACCGCAACGTCGGGCGCGGGGGCGGATCGTGCCAGGTCATTCACGTCGATGGCGAGAAGCTCACCACGCAGTGCCTGATTACGATCCAGCTTGAGCGCGGCTCGCTGACGATGCAGTCGCTCTGGGTGAGCGGAGCGAAGTCGCTCGACATGGCCATCACCGGCGGCACCGGCGACTTCAGTGCGGCGAGGGGCAGCGCTCGCTACTGGGACATCGCCACGCCGGACGAGGGGATGCGAGCCGAAATCCTGCGCTGATGTGTGCCGGAAGTCCGGACCGCGTCACTTCAACTCGCCCGGGTTCCAGTCCCAGTTGGTGATCGTCGTACGCATCAGCTGGACCGCGGTCGGCAGGCTGGTGTCGGCACCCCCATACAGGGTGACCGTGCGACGGTGGTCCGGGCTTTCCGCGGGGACCCAGGCGATGGGGGCGCGGGTGGCGCTGCGGCGGGCGAAGGCGGGGACCAGACCGATGCCGGGTCCGGTGCCGATCAGGTCGGCGATGGCGCTGTGTTCGTCGCTTTCGCAGACGATCCTCGGCGTGAGGTCTCGTGCGGCGAAGAGCCGGTCGAGCAGCCCGCGAAGCCAATGCCCCTCGCGGGCGGTGGCGAAGGGCTGGCCGGCGAGTTCGTCGATGCTCACCGACGTACGGCCCGCCGGCGGGTGGTCGAGTGCCACTCGGTCCTTAACCCTTTTTGAGCCGATCCTCAAAGCAACCTTAAGGATCTCGGATAACGCCCTGACCAGCTATTTCCGGCGCCCCTGAGCCCTTATGTTCAGCGTCGTGACCACCGACACCGTCCACCCAGACCTCACCGCGTACCCCGCCCTGGCCTCCTACCTGCAGCAGGCGGGGCACGTGACGCCCGACCCGCAGCGGCAGGACGAGGTGCCGCCCCGCCCGACCCGTGACCCCGCCGTGGCGGCTGCCGCGCCGGCCGGTGCCCGGGTGCGGGAGGCGGCGGTGCACGGGATGCGGGTGCTGCTCGGGCATCACGAGGCGCAGGCATCCGTGGGGCCGGTGGATCAGACGCAGCAGTTGCGCCAGGTGCGCCCGCGGGCCGTGGTCAAGCCCGCGCCCCGCGTGCGGGTCTCGCCGAAGTCGCTGCGGGCCGCGCTGTTTGCCGGTGCCGCCGCGGTCACCGGGATGTGGGGCGTGCAGGTGCAGCCCTCCGCGCGGCTCGACGCGCTGTTCGCGACCGGGGCCCATCTGACCGGGCTGCTCGCCGGGTACGGGATCCTCGTCATGCTCTTCCTGATGGCCCGGGTGCCCGCCGTGGAGCACGGCATCGGGGCGGACCGGCTGGCCAGGAGGCATGCGCTGGGCGGGCGTTGGGTGCTTTCGCTGTGCTTCGGGCATGCCCTGCTCGCCCTCTGCGCGTACGCCGCCCACGGCGGTATCGACCTGCTCACCGCCGCCGTACGGCTCCTCGGCTATCCGGGCCTCGCCGCGGCCGCGCTCGGTACCGCACTGCTCGCGGCGGTCGGTGTGACCTCTGCCCGTGCGGTACGTCGTCGTGTGCCCCATGAGACCTGGCGGGCCGTGCACCTGCTCACCTACCTCGGAGCGGGCCTAGCCTTCGCCCATCAGTTGGTCGGGCCCGACATCGCGGGCAGCGTCCTCGGTGCCTGGGCGTGGGCGATGATGCACGCC
Proteins encoded in this window:
- a CDS encoding GNAT family N-acetyltransferase, with the protein product MDLKRYRHTDAQDVRSMLLDIHDDVYADNPDPYHRRERWTYFLDRWSSRENWRCILGWEDGGPVGFAYGAVLKPGGWWAGSTKPKGLRGPVFALSELMVLPRWQGTGRAKPIHDALIAPVEARVASLQVEIDHPKVIRLYESWGYRQVDEFRPAGDSPVYAAMVKDLPQAKDFPEPTLRRGTFG
- a CDS encoding helix-turn-helix domain-containing protein, translating into MAPRSTPTARRVRIGVELRRLRERAGMTTVEAARALGTTQAQISNIEANRFGVSADRVRTLAHIYDCTDQPLIDAVADMAADRTRGWWEEYRDTMPSPLLDLAEMEHHAKALRVCQVINIPGLLQTPEHARALFREAVPPLRPHEIEHRVSHRIKRQAVLFRDVPVPYTAIIHEAALRMQFGGRDVTLAQLHHLIEVSEEPHITLRVIPFDGTSFPTAGHGLDYAHGPVTALDTAQLDTSHGTELVDAAAKLETYRMILDRMQKATLTPTASKDLIHRIAKTF
- a CDS encoding allene oxide cyclase barrel-like domain-containing protein yields the protein MVTSSSRARFAKFAAVSVATALVGFSAVGSADADTSDKGRVEVLELDVKNDQYEQIDLGPKGASLGDTYVYSGAAMQDDRNVGRGGGSCQVIHVDGEKLTTQCLITIQLERGSLTMQSLWVSGAKSLDMAITGGTGDFSAARGSARYWDIATPDEGMRAEILR
- a CDS encoding XRE family transcriptional regulator, producing MHANAKLEARMDQLGFSQAWLARGINLAVERLTGSPGSVTDSDVRRWLRYETKWPQDRIRLCIEEVLDSTSEALGFIPRRTKSRAPSEDGPVQRRAFGKAVGGAAIAFAAPQAQPRRLGVSDVVRFSRDYADILQQDQVMGGTRRVENLAVELGMRVQSALSTATVSSRVRDMLHRLASDAMAAAAFAAIDARAPQRSRTHLDKAMTLAGLSRDSQTLYRVWDHLMLASSMRENHSEAAASADVMKRSTAARRDPLFSSLGHMRNANALARLNQPTEALRALRLAEKNFARCGTAERSGWINFYTPAEFNALSSYVWVAVGQHGRAESCLHHTLSAIPQGMTRDRALFTAHLSLAQVRQGELELACATAREASALLPPDSGSRRTANVLAGGRDLLLASGSKAPEVVEWIEVSRQWT
- a CDS encoding ferredoxin reductase family protein, which translates into the protein MTTDTVHPDLTAYPALASYLQQAGHVTPDPQRQDEVPPRPTRDPAVAAAAPAGARVREAAVHGMRVLLGHHEAQASVGPVDQTQQLRQVRPRAVVKPAPRVRVSPKSLRAALFAGAAAVTGMWGVQVQPSARLDALFATGAHLTGLLAGYGILVMLFLMARVPAVEHGIGADRLARRHALGGRWVLSLCFGHALLALCAYAAHGGIDLLTAAVRLLGYPGLAAAALGTALLAAVGVTSARAVRRRVPHETWRAVHLLTYLGAGLAFAHQLVGPDIAGSVLGAWAWAMMHATVAVLLVWYRLVVPVRQALRHSLRVLDVRKEGPDVVSVVMQGLELDELCAEPGQFFRWRFLQRRLWHTALPFSLSAPVKDDTLRITVKAIGNHTRRIRRLKPGTRVLATGPFGAMTAHKRKQRKVLLLAGGVGITPMRALFETLPGGPGDLTLLYRAGSAEQLVLREELESIAASRQAGLHYLLGRSDASFDPLAPQALRNLVPDLADHDVYLCGPPGMANAAIAALVRAGVPEERIHAENFSY
- a CDS encoding ATP-binding protein, producing the protein MVTVSPPEPWSYALHLPHDPRAPRVARMTLRAALSGHGIPELLDTAELLTSEMVTNAYRHTEGAAAMRVRGFEGGRIRVGVWDSNPHIPPPFDRPPRMLGPAPDLAPDGEGGRGLLLVQLWADDWGGYPLGDDLFGRGGKLLWFELEAAPGLARAA
- a CDS encoding DUF397 domain-containing protein, which gives rise to MSELTWQKSTYSESGSSCVYLATTPAGTIHLRESDDPEVILTTTPNCLATLIRSIRNRSASHACDVMTA
- a CDS encoding DUF5753 domain-containing protein — translated: MAEPTKTWDELHEEGMGPTQEAFLDLVRQTRETKHYCPDVIWGNLQTPEYVRAMLALVVDFLESPRDIEAGVQARTARAELFGKDGRTYRTLLGEQALRSNIGGVEVMRGQLEHVLESFDIPGVTLGIIPSRAQLAVFPGNSFGIFDGQRVEVELFGSSPTYTDEAQIRRYETAFGLLEQSAVFGEDAKYIVQAELAAIQQ
- a CDS encoding LysR substrate-binding domain-containing protein, translated to MALDHPPAGRTSVSIDELAGQPFATAREGHWLRGLLDRLFAARDLTPRIVCESDEHSAIADLIGTGPGIGLVPAFARRSATRAPIAWVPAESPDHRRTVTLYGGADTSLPTAVQLMRTTITNWDWNPGELK